One part of the Vibrio palustris genome encodes these proteins:
- a CDS encoding chemotaxis protein CheW produces the protein MSQNKVLEVKKEKSNDEILQWVTFQLEEETYGINVMQVREVLRYTEIAPVPGAPDYVIGIINLRGNVVTVIDTRARFGLATGEVTDNTRIIVIESEQQVIGILVDSVAEVVYLRSSEIDTTPSVGTDESAKFIQGVSNRDGKLLILVDLNKLLTDEEWDEMNHL, from the coding sequence ATGTCTCAAAACAAAGTGTTAGAAGTAAAAAAAGAAAAATCAAATGACGAAATACTTCAGTGGGTAACATTTCAGCTCGAAGAAGAGACTTACGGCATTAATGTTATGCAAGTTCGCGAAGTGCTACGTTATACAGAAATCGCCCCAGTTCCTGGAGCGCCTGATTACGTTATCGGTATTATTAATCTACGTGGTAACGTGGTAACGGTCATCGATACACGTGCGCGCTTTGGTCTAGCAACAGGTGAAGTAACCGATAATACCCGAATTATTGTGATTGAATCTGAACAGCAAGTGATTGGTATTTTAGTGGATAGCGTTGCTGAAGTGGTTTATCTACGTTCTTCTGAAATCGATACCACGCCAAGTGTTGGTACCGATGAAAGTGCGAAATTCATCCAAGGTGTAAGCAACCGTGACGGTAAACTGCTGATTCTTGTTGATTTGAATAAGCTACTGACAGATGAAGAATGGGATGAGATGAACCACCTATAA
- a CDS encoding DUF2802 domain-containing protein, with translation MMSWSWFTPPVIAGGFVVFSLLFIGGLLQIRRVFHRQQESARQQLRSLDKELNKTSKQLLEVRSVVVGLGQRVSEQKDIIAHLNERLIELEHDDNDGRMYSRASKMVKLGADLDELISECELPKAEAELMMSLQNKLAGKETIPPLTSDPDEEVERRTVSRRPPRKYR, from the coding sequence ATGATGAGTTGGTCTTGGTTTACACCTCCTGTGATTGCAGGAGGTTTTGTTGTTTTTAGTCTTTTATTTATCGGTGGGTTGCTACAAATCCGTCGCGTGTTTCATCGTCAGCAAGAAAGTGCTCGCCAGCAGTTACGCTCGTTGGATAAAGAACTCAACAAAACGAGTAAACAATTACTTGAAGTTCGCTCAGTGGTTGTCGGCTTGGGGCAACGGGTTTCTGAGCAAAAAGATATTATTGCACATTTGAATGAACGGCTTATCGAGCTCGAGCATGATGATAATGATGGGCGTATGTATAGCCGAGCCAGCAAAATGGTGAAGTTAGGCGCGGATCTCGATGAATTAATTTCAGAATGTGAATTACCGAAAGCCGAAGCAGAGCTTATGATGTCTTTACAAAATAAGTTAGCAGGTAAAGAAACGATTCCTCCATTGACTAGCGATCCGGATGAAGAAGTTGAACGGAGGACTGTCTCACGGCGGCCTCCCCGCAAGTATCGTTAA
- the ccmA gene encoding cytochrome c biogenesis heme-transporting ATPase CcmA — MLTVQNLTVYRSDKRLFETLSFELKSGDILQITGRNGAGKTTLLRTVAGLNTAESGHVLWQGEPLSQCRDIYYRDMIFLGHVIGLKRELSAIENLIFYQTMQGNAQDVESLYAALAKVGLAGREDLPIGQLSAGQQRRVSLARLWLSQQALWILDEPFTSIDKQGIRVLEALFEQHAQQGGMILLTSHQDTTLAHSQLKRIELGESV, encoded by the coding sequence ATGTTAACTGTTCAAAATCTTACTGTTTATCGTTCTGATAAGCGCTTATTCGAGACACTGTCATTCGAGCTTAAATCAGGCGATATTTTGCAAATTACTGGGCGTAACGGTGCTGGCAAGACGACTTTGTTGCGTACGGTTGCGGGTTTGAATACCGCTGAGAGCGGCCACGTATTATGGCAGGGCGAGCCTCTTAGCCAGTGTCGTGATATTTATTATCGAGATATGATTTTTTTAGGTCATGTTATTGGTTTAAAGCGGGAACTCAGTGCGATTGAAAACCTAATATTTTATCAAACCATGCAAGGCAACGCGCAAGATGTCGAATCTTTGTATGCAGCTTTAGCGAAAGTCGGCTTGGCTGGGCGCGAAGATTTGCCCATTGGACAGCTTTCTGCAGGCCAGCAGCGGCGCGTCTCATTAGCGCGCTTATGGCTAAGCCAGCAAGCATTATGGATTCTTGATGAGCCGTTTACATCCATTGATAAACAAGGCATTCGGGTGCTGGAAGCTCTATTTGAACAGCATGCGCAGCAGGGAGGCATGATTTTGTTAACTAGCCACCAAGACACGACATTAGCCCACTCTCAGCTGAAGCGTATAGAGTTAGGTGAATCAGTATGA
- the ccmB gene encoding heme exporter protein CcmB produces the protein MIAMCCAVIRRELVVAFRRKTDIFNPLWFFILVITLFPLSVGPDHHLLSRIAPGIIWVAALLSALLSLERMYKDDLQDGALEQLMMMPLPLPVSVFAKIVAHWLLTGVPLLIISPVLAILLSLDLDTWLAMVCTLLLGTPVLSFIGAIGVALTVGLNKGGVLLSLLVLPLYIPVLIFATSAMDVAAMGGEYAGQLAILAAMAVLTIVLAPLAISAALRVSVR, from the coding sequence ATGATAGCGATGTGTTGTGCAGTGATCCGTCGTGAACTAGTGGTCGCCTTTCGCCGCAAAACCGATATATTTAACCCGCTGTGGTTTTTTATCCTTGTGATTACGTTGTTTCCATTAAGTGTCGGCCCAGATCATCATTTACTGTCTCGTATCGCCCCCGGCATTATTTGGGTCGCGGCCTTATTATCGGCTTTGTTGTCGTTAGAGCGAATGTACAAAGATGATTTACAAGACGGTGCGTTAGAGCAGCTCATGATGATGCCATTACCACTGCCAGTCAGTGTTTTTGCTAAAATTGTCGCGCATTGGCTTCTTACTGGCGTGCCATTACTGATTATTAGTCCAGTCTTAGCGATTTTACTGTCATTGGATCTTGATACTTGGTTAGCAATGGTGTGCACTTTACTCCTAGGCACTCCAGTGCTGAGTTTTATCGGCGCGATTGGTGTGGCATTAACGGTTGGGCTAAACAAAGGGGGAGTATTATTAAGTTTGCTGGTACTTCCGCTATATATCCCGGTATTAATTTTTGCCACTTCAGCGATGGATGTTGCGGCAATGGGCGGAGAGTATGCCGGACAATTAGCCATCTTAGCGGCGATGGCGGTGTTAACCATAGTGTTGGCACCATTAGCAATCAGTGCCGCGTTGCGTGTCAGCGTACGTTAG